The Macaca nemestrina isolate mMacNem1 chromosome 6, mMacNem.hap1, whole genome shotgun sequence genome window below encodes:
- the LOC105499377 gene encoding chondroitin sulfate proteoglycan 4-like isoform X1 translates to MWLSTVLTFTFISICVCVCVSRYCVCELKAGHEDNIPSEAVFTVETPPMRRYLQKFIPEEGSLGADEKSPLTFTQPDVEDGNILYVQTTPNQEQDCFSLNVMNGFQVVSRVEILVDITPKWILLQVQNFTVQEGGSRALLEDYLKIPSKYFEGLDCEFVLLEPPKYSDVKSSNFPRGKLMNFIGKQVENELIYYVHDDSEKLHDNSPSLQIAQSLENSLPQTLFVTVESVNDDAPVVTANNILQELLSRRETRF, encoded by the exons ATGTGGTTATCAACAGTCTTgacttttacatttattagtatttgtgtgtgtgtgtgtgtgtctagataTTGTGTGTGTGAACTCAAGGCTGGGCATGAAGATAATATTCCTTCAGAGGCAGTGTTCACAGTCGAAACTCCACCAATGCGTCGATACCTCCAAAAATTTATACCAGAAGAAGGCAGCTTGGGTGCAGATGAAAAGTCCCCTTTGACTTTTACACAACCGGATGTGGAGGATGGCAATATCCTTtatgtgcagacaacccccaacCAAGAACAGGACTGTTTTTCCCTGAATGTGATGAATGGTTTCCAAGTTGTGAGCAGAGTCGAAATCTTGGTCGATATCACGCCTAAGTGGATTCTTCTGCAGGTGCAGAATTTCACAGTTCAAGAAGGTGGCTCCAGAGCACTTCTAGAAGACTACCTCAAAATTCCAAGCAAATATTTTGAGGGACTTGACTGTGAATTTGTTCTGCTTGAACCACCAAAATACAGTGATGTCAAAAGTTCTAATTTTCCAAGAGGAAAGCTAATGAACTTTATCGGGAAACAG GTGGAAAATGAATTGATTTACTATGTTCATGATGACAGCGAGAAGCTTCATGACAATTCACCATCTTTGCAAATAGCTCAGAGCTTGGAAAACAGTCTTCCCCAAACTCTTTTTGTGACTGTTGAATCTGTAAATGATGACGCTCCGGTGGTAACAGCCAATAACATCCTTCAG
- the LOC105499377 gene encoding chondroitin sulfate proteoglycan 4-like isoform X2 — protein sequence MWLSTVLTFTFISICVCVCVSRYCVCELKAGHEDNIPSEAVFTVETPPMRRYLQKFIPEEGSLGADEKSPLTFTQPDVEDGNILYVQTTPNQEQDCFSLNVMNGFQVVSRVEILVDITPKWILLQVQNFTVQEGGSRALLEDYLKIPSKYFEGLDCEFVLLEPPKYSDVKSSNFPRGKLMNFIGKQVENELIYYVHDDSEKLHDNSPSLQIAQSLENSLPQTLFVTVESVNDDAPVVTANNILQNLCMNP from the exons ATGTGGTTATCAACAGTCTTgacttttacatttattagtatttgtgtgtgtgtgtgtgtgtctagataTTGTGTGTGTGAACTCAAGGCTGGGCATGAAGATAATATTCCTTCAGAGGCAGTGTTCACAGTCGAAACTCCACCAATGCGTCGATACCTCCAAAAATTTATACCAGAAGAAGGCAGCTTGGGTGCAGATGAAAAGTCCCCTTTGACTTTTACACAACCGGATGTGGAGGATGGCAATATCCTTtatgtgcagacaacccccaacCAAGAACAGGACTGTTTTTCCCTGAATGTGATGAATGGTTTCCAAGTTGTGAGCAGAGTCGAAATCTTGGTCGATATCACGCCTAAGTGGATTCTTCTGCAGGTGCAGAATTTCACAGTTCAAGAAGGTGGCTCCAGAGCACTTCTAGAAGACTACCTCAAAATTCCAAGCAAATATTTTGAGGGACTTGACTGTGAATTTGTTCTGCTTGAACCACCAAAATACAGTGATGTCAAAAGTTCTAATTTTCCAAGAGGAAAGCTAATGAACTTTATCGGGAAACAG GTGGAAAATGAATTGATTTACTATGTTCATGATGACAGCGAGAAGCTTCATGACAATTCACCATCTTTGCAAATAGCTCAGAGCTTGGAAAACAGTCTTCCCCAAACTCTTTTTGTGACTGTTGAATCTGTAAATGATGACGCTCCGGTGGTAACAGCCAATAACATCCTTCAG AACCTGTGCATGAATCCATAA
- the LOC105499377 gene encoding chondroitin sulfate proteoglycan 4-like isoform X3 translates to MRRYLQKFIPEEGSLGADEKSPLTFTQPDVEDGNILYVQTTPNQEQDCFSLNVMNGFQVVSRVEILVDITPKWILLQVQNFTVQEGGSRALLEDYLKIPSKYFEGLDCEFVLLEPPKYSDVKSSNFPRGKLMNFIGKQVENELIYYVHDDSEKLHDNSPSLQIAQSLENSLPQTLFVTVESVNDDAPVVTANNILQELLSRRETRF, encoded by the exons ATGCGTCGATACCTCCAAAAATTTATACCAGAAGAAGGCAGCTTGGGTGCAGATGAAAAGTCCCCTTTGACTTTTACACAACCGGATGTGGAGGATGGCAATATCCTTtatgtgcagacaacccccaacCAAGAACAGGACTGTTTTTCCCTGAATGTGATGAATGGTTTCCAAGTTGTGAGCAGAGTCGAAATCTTGGTCGATATCACGCCTAAGTGGATTCTTCTGCAGGTGCAGAATTTCACAGTTCAAGAAGGTGGCTCCAGAGCACTTCTAGAAGACTACCTCAAAATTCCAAGCAAATATTTTGAGGGACTTGACTGTGAATTTGTTCTGCTTGAACCACCAAAATACAGTGATGTCAAAAGTTCTAATTTTCCAAGAGGAAAGCTAATGAACTTTATCGGGAAACAG GTGGAAAATGAATTGATTTACTATGTTCATGATGACAGCGAGAAGCTTCATGACAATTCACCATCTTTGCAAATAGCTCAGAGCTTGGAAAACAGTCTTCCCCAAACTCTTTTTGTGACTGTTGAATCTGTAAATGATGACGCTCCGGTGGTAACAGCCAATAACATCCTTCAG
- the LOC105499377 gene encoding chondroitin sulfate proteoglycan 4-like isoform X5: MVSFLPCSAGSEGTEKTFGGASFNNPPLGLTSSWLLVENELIYYVHDDSEKLHDNSPSLQIAQSLENSLPQTLFVTVESVNDDAPVVTANNILQELLSRRETRF; encoded by the exons ATGGTTTCATTCCTGCCATGCTCTGCAGGATCCGAGGGAACAGAAAAGACCTTTGGAGGAGCATCTTTTAACAATCCACCTCTGGGGCTTACATCATCTTGGCTCCTG GTGGAAAATGAATTGATTTACTATGTTCATGATGACAGCGAGAAGCTTCATGACAATTCACCATCTTTGCAAATAGCTCAGAGCTTGGAAAACAGTCTTCCCCAAACTCTTTTTGTGACTGTTGAATCTGTAAATGATGACGCTCCGGTGGTAACAGCCAATAACATCCTTCAG